Proteins encoded by one window of Parus major isolate Abel unplaced genomic scaffold, Parus_major1.1 Scaffold703, whole genome shotgun sequence:
- the LOC107199434 gene encoding voltage-dependent L-type calcium channel subunit alpha-1F-like, with amino-acid sequence MNMPLNSDGTVTFNATLFALVRTSLKIKTEGNLDVANKELRAVVKKIWKRTKPKLLDEVIPPPEEEEVTVGKFYATFLIQDYFRKFRRRKERGMLGASAGPSNECALQAGLQTLQALGPEMRRALSDLEGDEGGDAPAEEPLTYAAPETLYGSAPGSPLLSEPPPVPSPAPTEGEDPAPPAHGGAPRPGGRRRSEPGDQDEEAPAEDVEEPGGDPGDVSHDEELESSAPPRHRWAGHRAPEPPRWAAELPRGGSLPLPPRHFALGSGAREGQQLKRRRLLPPTPAGRKPSFTIQCLRRQGSCEDEPIPGTYNPSGPPGSARPQGYGSSETWRLGGSSQAWAAPARGHVLYAPLILVEGAPAAGGSLPPLNRWFPPAPLRLRPCGPHDALARGSADSLVEAVLISEGLGLFARDPKFVAVAKREIADACDMTMDEMESAAADLLTRRRAPPAPAVYSDEEPLRPPAEEELADEMGWAGGV; translated from the exons ATGAACATGCCCCTCAACTCGGACGGGACCGTCACCTTCAACGCGACGCTCTTCGCTCTGGTCCGCACCTCCCTCAAGATCAAGACGGAAg GGAACCTGGATGTGGCCAACAAGGAGCTGCGGGCCGTGGTgaagaagatctggaagagGACGAAGCCGAAGCTGCTGGACGAGGTCATCCCCCCGCCTGAGG AGGAGGAGGTCACCGTCGGGAAGTTCTACGCCACCTTCCTGATCCAGGACTATTTCCGCAAGTTCCGGCGGCGGAAGGAGCGGGGGATGCTGGGCGCCAGCGCGGGCCCCAGCAACGAGTGCGCGCTGCAG GCCGGGCTGCAGACGCTGCAGGCGCTGGGCCCTGAGATGCGCCGGGCCTTGAGTGACCTGGAGGGGGACGAGGGCGGGGACGCCCCTGCGGAGGAGCCTCTCACCTACGCC GCCCCCGAGACGCTGTACGGCTCCGCCCCCGGCTCCCCCCTGCTCTCGGAGCCGCCCCCCGTCCCCAGCCCCGCGCCCACCGAGGGGGAGGaccccgcgccccccgcccaCGGGGGCGCCCCCCGCCCGGGCGGCAG GCGGCGCTCCGAGCCGGGGGACCAGGACGAGGAAGCCCCCGCCGAGGACGTGGAGGAGCCGGGGGGCGACCCGGGGGACGTCAGCCACGACGAGGAGCTGGAGAGCTCGGCACCGCCCCGGCACCGCTGGGCCGGACACAG GGCACCGGAACCCCCGCGCTGGGCGGCGGAGCTGCCCCGGGGGGGGTCGCTGCCGCTGCCCCCCCGGCACTTCGCGCTCGGCAGCGGCGCTCGCGAGGGGCAACAACTGAAACGGCGCCGGCTGCTGCCCCCCACCCCCGCGG GCCGGAAGCCCTCCTTCACCATCCAGTGCCTGCGGCGCCAGGGCAGCTGCGAGGACGAGCCCATCCCCGGTACCTACAACCCATCGGGCCCGCCCGGCTCCGCCCGGCCGCAG gGCTATGGCAGCTCCGAGACCTGGCGCCTGGGGGGCTCCTCGCAGGCCTGGGCAGCCCCGGCCCGCGGGCACGTCCTGTACGCGCCGCTGATCCTGGTGGAGGGGGCTCCGGCGGCGGGGGGCAGCCTGCCCCCCCTCAACCGCTGGTTCCCCCCCGCGCCGCTCCGCCTGCGGCCCTGCGGGCCCCACGACGCCCTGGCCCGAGGCTCGGCCGACAGCCTGGTGGAGGCC GTGCTGATCTCGGAGGGGCTCGGGCTGTTCGCCCGCGACCCCAAGTTCGTGGCCGTGGCCAAGCGCGAGATCGCGGACGCGTGCGATATGACCATGGACGAGATGGAGAGCGCGGCCGCCGACCTGCTGACCCGGCGCCGCGCCCCGCCCGCGCCCGCCGTCTACAGCGACGAGGAACCGCTGCGGCCGCCggcagaggaggagctggcgGACGAGATGGGCTGGGCCGGCGGGGTCTAG